In a genomic window of Sutcliffiella sp. FSL R7-0096:
- the nagA gene encoding N-acetylglucosamine-6-phosphate deacetylase, protein MSSFLNSYSLLSVNLINEKTIQQTGFIKVKEGKIFEIGAMDHYQNTENLQEIRFSSDLYAAPGFIDIHIHGLNGADTMDATEESLKTMAATLPQEGTTSYLATTITQERSDIEAALRTVNNYLKIEKNDSIGSELLGIHLEGPFISPKRAGAQPLEHIVNPDIQLFESWQVESENQIKVVTMAPEQPNGIEFVHHLTKNKVITSIGHSDAVYDEMLDAMEAGAEHVTHFYNGMRGTHHREPGVVGAGLAHDDLLVEMIADGIHVHPAVVKATYLAKGADKIILITDSMRAKWLEDGEYELGGQKVEVANNTALLENGTLAGSVLKMNEALRNMKKFTGCTLVEAVRMASSTPAKRLNVWERKGSIEVGKDADIVIMNQNCEVKMTFCKGQLVYKGE, encoded by the coding sequence ATGAGTTCTTTCTTAAATAGTTATTCCCTGCTTTCCGTCAATCTAATAAATGAGAAAACAATTCAACAAACTGGATTTATTAAAGTTAAAGAAGGAAAAATTTTCGAAATCGGAGCTATGGATCACTATCAAAACACTGAAAATCTGCAGGAAATTCGATTCTCCTCCGATTTGTATGCTGCCCCAGGCTTCATAGACATCCATATACACGGTTTAAACGGAGCTGACACGATGGATGCTACTGAAGAGTCATTGAAAACAATGGCAGCAACATTGCCACAGGAAGGTACAACTAGCTATTTAGCAACAACAATTACGCAAGAGCGATCTGATATTGAAGCAGCCTTACGCACAGTAAATAACTATTTAAAAATAGAGAAGAATGATTCAATAGGCAGTGAATTACTTGGAATACATTTGGAGGGTCCATTTATATCCCCTAAGCGCGCAGGTGCCCAGCCATTAGAACATATTGTGAATCCAGATATCCAATTATTTGAAAGCTGGCAGGTTGAGTCCGAAAACCAAATTAAAGTGGTTACCATGGCACCCGAGCAGCCTAACGGAATAGAATTTGTCCATCATTTAACGAAAAATAAGGTCATCACTTCCATCGGACACTCTGATGCTGTTTATGATGAAATGCTCGATGCTATGGAAGCAGGTGCAGAACATGTTACACATTTTTACAACGGGATGCGCGGCACCCACCATCGTGAACCGGGTGTTGTAGGTGCCGGACTTGCCCATGATGACCTGTTGGTCGAAATGATAGCTGACGGTATTCACGTTCACCCTGCAGTGGTAAAAGCAACCTATCTTGCCAAGGGAGCAGATAAAATTATTTTAATAACAGATTCCATGAGAGCAAAGTGGCTCGAAGATGGAGAATATGAATTGGGTGGACAAAAAGTCGAAGTGGCAAACAATACTGCACTACTTGAAAATGGCACACTTGCAGGAAGTGTTCTAAAAATGAATGAAGCATTAAGAAATATGAAAAAATTCACAGGCTGTACACTAGTAGAAGCCGTCAGAATGGCTTCTTCCACCCCTGCAAAAAGACTTAATGTTTGGGAAAGAAAAGGAAGTATCGAAGTTGGTAAAGATGCTGATATTGTAATCATGAATCAAAATTGCGAAGTCAAGATGACCTTTTGTAAGGGTCAATTAGTTTATAAAGGAGAGTAG
- a CDS encoding GntR family transcriptional regulator yields MIDKSSPIPFYYQLESFIKDQINSGNLVPGDTIPSEREYAEAYGISRMTVRQAINSLVTEGLLYRKKGSGTFVANNKIEQPLQGLTSFTEDMKKRGMNPTSELIHFEIVPASINIADELHIKEHAPVYEIKRIRLADGEPMALETNYLSANLVKGLTEEVVNTSIYAYIEEKLNLEIAHADQMIESIQASSEDAKLLKINKDHPMLYIKRNTFLQDGTPLELVKSHYRGDRYKFYIQMKRIE; encoded by the coding sequence ATGATAGATAAAAGTTCCCCCATACCATTTTATTACCAGCTAGAATCTTTCATTAAGGATCAAATTAACTCAGGTAATCTTGTTCCTGGAGATACTATACCTTCAGAGAGAGAATATGCCGAAGCGTACGGAATAAGCAGGATGACCGTTAGGCAAGCCATTAATTCACTGGTGACTGAGGGGCTTCTCTATCGTAAAAAAGGAAGCGGCACTTTTGTAGCAAATAATAAAATCGAACAGCCACTTCAAGGCTTGACCTCCTTTACAGAGGATATGAAAAAACGAGGGATGAACCCGACAAGTGAATTGATACATTTTGAAATAGTACCAGCCTCCATTAATATAGCTGATGAACTTCATATCAAAGAACATGCACCTGTATATGAGATAAAAAGGATACGTTTGGCTGATGGTGAACCGATGGCACTTGAGACAAATTACCTCTCTGCCAATTTAGTCAAAGGACTAACGGAAGAAGTAGTAAACACTTCCATTTATGCTTATATCGAAGAGAAGCTAAACCTTGAAATCGCCCATGCAGATCAGATGATTGAATCCATACAAGCTTCCAGTGAAGATGCCAAACTTTTAAAAATTAATAAAGATCATCCAATGTTATACATTAAGCGAAACACATTTTTACAAGATGGCACTCCTCTGGAACTAGTAAAATCCCATTATAGGGGTGACCGATATAAATTCTACATCCAAATGAAGAGAATTGAATAG
- the nagB gene encoding glucosamine-6-phosphate deaminase, which translates to MDIITANTYDDLSQVAAEIIINKVKLNPNLVIGMATGSTPTKLYEFLIKDYKENGTSYQGITTFNLDEYVGLDKNDSNSYYEYMNRNLFKHINISIENTHIPNGKAEDLEIECRNYEQKLHNKGPIDIQILGLGENGHIGFNEPGTRFDSRTHVVKLTESTRKANARFFETMEDVPSHAITMGIDSIMNAKEILLLVSGKNKAEAYEQLMSGGLSDSFPASILKKHPCVRIIADNTVLQNSSIIA; encoded by the coding sequence ATGGATATTATCACCGCTAATACTTATGACGATCTAAGTCAAGTAGCTGCTGAAATTATTATTAATAAAGTTAAACTGAATCCTAACCTTGTAATTGGAATGGCAACAGGAAGCACACCAACAAAACTCTACGAATTTTTAATAAAAGACTATAAGGAAAACGGTACCTCCTATCAAGGTATAACTACTTTTAATCTGGATGAATATGTTGGTTTAGATAAAAATGATTCGAACAGTTATTACGAATATATGAATAGAAACTTATTCAAACATATCAACATCAGTATAGAAAATACTCATATTCCGAACGGAAAAGCAGAAGATCTCGAAATAGAATGCAGAAATTATGAACAAAAACTCCATAACAAAGGTCCTATAGATATCCAAATCTTAGGTTTAGGAGAAAATGGACATATTGGTTTTAATGAACCTGGAACCCGTTTTGACAGCAGAACTCATGTTGTAAAACTTACAGAGTCGACTAGAAAAGCGAATGCACGTTTTTTTGAAACGATGGAAGATGTTCCCTCTCACGCTATCACAATGGGTATAGATTCCATTATGAATGCGAAAGAAATACTACTTTTAGTTTCTGGAAAAAACAAAGCCGAAGCTTATGAACAACTGATGAGTGGTGGCCTTTCAGACTCCTTTCCTGCATCTATCCTAAAAAAGCATCCTTGTGTTAGAATTATTGCAGACAATACGGTTCTTCAAAACTCCAGTATTATTGCTTGA